One segment of Bacillus alkalisoli DNA contains the following:
- a CDS encoding PH domain-containing protein, producing MMTFEKRRMHPAAAIVSFVRQLRELLIPFLFFFIFGTRGDSINIYYMIAIGVGLLFALAIGVFTWLRFYYWVEDGELRIEHGVFVKKKRFIPLERIQTIDTSAGIIQRMFGIVKLQVETAGSGNEAEAVMTAVTKEDAAHLKELLLMKNKARETDEEQEVVHLDEHGEVVLQPEKVIEEEQSTYRVTWKDLLIVGSTSGGVGVVLSGVIAFTTQIEQLLPMERVFNQFGELLQTSIIFISTIIFFVLLVSWIISIGLTMLRYGNFHVVKKEDKLIVSRGIIEKKQMTIPLGRIQAVRISQNIIRQPFGLATVYVESAGGSSGEGDTSTILFPLVKLRDVAGLLSQFTPDYNLRSNVNGVPKRSFLRYNIKLVVPAVLISGVVSYFFAPYGFISFILIPLALLLAFFRYKDAGWYSSEVDLQLSYRVLSKNIVLVKKRRMQCFDLVESFFQRRRKVVTIATAVKSSWGSKYFKVVDVDKKHGEQLYQWYSYKPKS from the coding sequence ATGATGACATTTGAAAAACGAAGAATGCATCCTGCAGCAGCGATCGTATCTTTTGTTCGGCAACTGCGTGAACTACTCATTCCGTTTTTATTCTTTTTTATTTTCGGAACAAGGGGCGATTCGATTAATATTTATTATATGATTGCAATCGGAGTAGGTCTGCTATTTGCCCTAGCTATAGGGGTCTTTACGTGGTTACGCTTTTATTATTGGGTTGAAGATGGTGAATTAAGAATAGAACATGGAGTGTTTGTTAAGAAAAAAAGATTTATACCATTAGAGCGAATTCAAACGATTGATACATCTGCTGGTATTATACAGCGTATGTTTGGGATTGTGAAACTTCAGGTAGAAACAGCAGGAAGTGGAAATGAAGCAGAGGCTGTTATGACTGCTGTGACGAAGGAAGATGCAGCGCATTTAAAAGAACTTTTACTTATGAAAAATAAGGCGCGTGAGACAGACGAAGAACAAGAAGTGGTCCATTTGGATGAACATGGAGAAGTTGTGTTGCAACCTGAAAAAGTAATCGAAGAAGAGCAGTCGACCTACCGAGTAACATGGAAGGATCTATTAATCGTTGGTTCTACTTCCGGTGGAGTTGGGGTTGTTTTATCTGGGGTAATAGCATTTACAACCCAAATAGAACAGTTACTGCCGATGGAAAGAGTATTTAACCAATTTGGAGAGTTACTACAAACGAGTATTATTTTTATTTCTACCATCATATTTTTTGTGTTGCTTGTATCGTGGATTATATCGATTGGGTTGACGATGCTAAGATATGGTAACTTTCATGTAGTAAAAAAAGAAGATAAGTTAATTGTTTCTCGCGGAATTATTGAGAAGAAGCAAATGACCATTCCTTTGGGGAGAATTCAAGCAGTAAGAATTTCACAAAACATTATAAGGCAGCCTTTTGGGTTAGCGACAGTATATGTAGAAAGTGCGGGAGGTTCAAGTGGAGAAGGGGATACTTCCACTATTCTGTTTCCGCTAGTGAAATTAAGAGATGTTGCTGGGTTACTTTCGCAATTTACGCCTGACTATAATTTAAGAAGTAATGTCAATGGTGTCCCGAAGCGTTCGTTTTTACGATATAACATTAAGTTAGTAGTGCCAGCTGTTTTAATTAGTGGAGTAGTTTCTTATTTTTTTGCTCCATATGGGTTTATATCCTTTATCTTAATTCCACTTGCATTATTGCTAGCTTTTTTCCGTTATAAAGACGCGGGTTGGTATTCTTCAGAAGTAGATTTGCAGTTGTCTTATCGTGTACTAAGCAAAAATATTGTTCTAGTGAAAAAGCGCAGAATGCAATGTTTTGACTTAGTCGAATCCTTTTTCCAAAGAAGAAGGAAAGTTGTTACGATCGCAACTGCGGTAAAATCTAGTTGGGGATCGAAATACTTTAAGGTTGTCGATGTAGATAAAAAACACGGAGAACAACTATATCAGTGGTACTCTTATAAACCAAAGTCTTAA
- a CDS encoding PH domain-containing protein has translation MRPEPTRKIHRKALTVWRIASGINALIFLALIVGLYFVIIRNDWPLWPAYIGTTLLVVYASLNIWLLPAMRWKRWRYDVHEHEIDLQRGILVKQRTLVPMVRVQHVDTRQGPILKRYKLSTVIISTAATTHEIPALGEEEADQVRDYISKLARVTDDDDI, from the coding sequence ATGAGACCAGAGCCAACGCGAAAAATACATAGAAAAGCGTTAACAGTGTGGAGAATAGCGAGTGGTATTAATGCGTTAATTTTTCTAGCACTAATAGTAGGGCTTTATTTTGTCATCATTAGAAATGATTGGCCTTTATGGCCAGCATACATAGGGACGACACTTCTTGTAGTATATGCATCACTAAATATATGGCTATTGCCAGCAATGAGATGGAAAAGATGGCGCTATGATGTTCACGAACACGAAATTGACTTGCAAAGAGGCATACTTGTAAAACAACGCACACTTGTCCCGATGGTTAGAGTGCAACATGTAGACACGAGACAAGGACCAATCTTAAAGAGGTATAAGCTATCTACTGTTATCATTTCTACTGCGGCAACCACACATGAGATACCTGCATTAGGAGAGGAAGAAGCTGACCAAGTGAGGGATTATATTTCAAAGCTTGCAAGGGTGACAGACGATGATGACATTTGA
- the alr gene encoding alanine racemase: MSSFHRDSWVEVNLDCIKENVTNIKKHLPSSVNVIAVVKANAYGHGDAQVAEAALEAGASYLAVSFLDEAISLRAQGITAPILVLGASRVSDISLAAEKNITLTVFQESWIKEAINFYKGQSIVKLHMKLDTGMGRIGARTIDEVDGILTLANPSVKFSIEGVYTHFATADELNNNYLNIQYDRFDKMLNYIETEWNLSIPIKHCGNSATALRFPNKVFNAVRVGISMYGMTPSLEMSPVLPFNLREAFSLHTKLVHVKRLEPGEFVSYGATYTTEKDEWIGTVPLGYADGLLRKLQGIDVLVDGKKAPIVGRICMDQFMIRLPYELPVGTKVTIIGSQENEVISCNDLAEKLETINYEIPCMISYRVPRMFKKNNQIVEVINYLQGN; this comes from the coding sequence ATGTCAAGTTTTCACCGTGATTCATGGGTAGAAGTGAATCTTGATTGCATTAAAGAAAATGTAACAAACATAAAAAAACATCTCCCTTCATCTGTTAATGTAATAGCAGTTGTAAAAGCAAACGCTTATGGGCATGGTGATGCACAAGTTGCAGAAGCTGCACTTGAGGCTGGTGCTTCGTATTTAGCTGTTTCCTTCTTAGATGAAGCTATTTCGTTGCGCGCTCAAGGGATTACTGCGCCAATTTTAGTGCTTGGAGCATCAAGGGTTTCGGATATTTCCCTAGCTGCAGAGAAAAACATTACCCTTACTGTTTTTCAAGAAAGTTGGATAAAAGAAGCGATTAACTTTTATAAAGGTCAATCTATTGTGAAGTTGCACATGAAATTAGATACTGGTATGGGAAGAATAGGAGCTAGAACGATAGATGAGGTTGACGGTATATTAACTCTAGCTAACCCTTCTGTAAAATTTTCAATCGAAGGCGTTTATACTCACTTTGCTACTGCAGATGAATTAAACAATAATTACTTAAACATTCAATACGATCGCTTTGATAAGATGTTGAATTATATTGAAACAGAATGGAATCTTTCTATTCCCATTAAACATTGCGGAAACAGTGCAACAGCATTGAGATTTCCGAACAAAGTTTTTAATGCGGTAAGGGTAGGAATTTCGATGTACGGTATGACCCCATCATTAGAAATGAGCCCTGTATTACCATTTAACTTAAGAGAAGCTTTTTCTCTTCATACTAAGTTAGTGCATGTGAAAAGATTAGAACCAGGTGAGTTTGTTAGTTATGGAGCAACTTACACAACCGAAAAAGATGAGTGGATAGGAACGGTTCCGCTAGGGTATGCAGATGGATTACTACGCAAATTACAAGGAATAGATGTGTTAGTAGATGGGAAAAAAGCACCTATTGTAGGTCGTATTTGCATGGATCAATTTATGATTCGCCTCCCTTACGAGCTTCCAGTAGGAACGAAAGTAACTATAATCGGAAGTCAAGAAAACGAAGTCATTAGTTGTAACGATCTCGCAGAAAAACTAGAAACGATAAACTATGAAATTCCATGTATGATTAGTTACCGGGTTCCGAGAATGTTTAAGAAAAATAATCAAATAGTAGAAGTGATAAATTATTTACAAGGAAACTAA
- a CDS encoding IS1182 family transposase yields the protein MLTKNTQMKRDQLEMIALEQLVPANHLVRKIEASIDFSFIYALVQDMYSAERGRPSIDPVVLIKMAFIQYLFGIRSMRQTIAEIETNLAYRWFLGFGFYDKVPHFSTFGKNYERRFKDTDLFEVIFYRILKEATDKKLISSEHVFIDSTHVKASANKHKFEKKVVRKESKAYEARLQDEINKDREEHGKKPFPPNKFEKEELKEIKESTTDPESGYYVKDERTKQFAYSFHAAADRNGFVLGAIVTPGNIHDSVVFEPLIKKVVEKHGKPKAVGVDAGYKTPAIAQYIFENDMTPALPYTRPRTKEGYLRKHEYVYDEYFDCYLCPQGQVLKYATTTKEGYRQYFSNPAECKHCPLLSQCTQSKEHKKLIQRHVWENYIEEANHLRHTQENKNIYAKRKETIERVFADAKEKHGMRWTTLRGLKKLSMQAMLTFAAMNLKKMANWTWKCPEIT from the coding sequence ATGCTAACTAAAAATACACAGATGAAGCGTGATCAATTAGAGATGATAGCTTTAGAACAACTTGTACCTGCGAACCATCTGGTTCGTAAGATAGAAGCTTCTATCGATTTTTCATTTATTTATGCACTTGTTCAAGATATGTACTCTGCTGAACGAGGTCGTCCGAGTATTGATCCTGTTGTATTGATTAAGATGGCATTCATTCAGTACCTTTTCGGTATTCGCTCAATGCGTCAAACAATCGCTGAAATCGAAACGAATTTGGCTTATCGCTGGTTCCTTGGATTTGGTTTTTATGATAAGGTACCACACTTTTCAACGTTTGGTAAAAACTACGAGCGTCGTTTTAAAGATACAGATCTATTTGAAGTGATTTTCTATCGCATTTTGAAGGAAGCCACAGACAAGAAATTGATAAGTAGTGAACACGTATTTATCGATTCTACACACGTTAAGGCAAGCGCTAATAAACATAAATTTGAGAAGAAGGTAGTTCGAAAAGAATCTAAAGCTTATGAAGCACGTCTACAAGATGAGATTAATAAAGACAGAGAAGAGCACGGAAAAAAGCCATTTCCTCCTAATAAATTTGAAAAAGAAGAATTAAAAGAAATTAAAGAAAGTACTACTGACCCAGAAAGTGGTTATTATGTAAAGGACGAGCGAACGAAACAGTTCGCATACTCATTTCACGCAGCCGCAGATCGAAACGGTTTTGTTTTAGGGGCAATTGTAACGCCTGGGAATATCCATGATAGCGTCGTATTTGAGCCATTAATAAAGAAGGTTGTTGAAAAACACGGTAAACCTAAGGCAGTTGGTGTTGATGCTGGATATAAGACACCTGCAATTGCTCAATACATTTTCGAAAATGATATGACTCCTGCTTTACCTTATACTCGCCCACGCACGAAGGAAGGATATTTAAGAAAGCATGAGTATGTTTATGATGAATACTTTGATTGTTATCTCTGTCCACAAGGACAGGTATTAAAATATGCAACAACGACGAAGGAAGGGTATCGTCAATACTTCTCTAATCCAGCTGAATGTAAACATTGCCCATTACTCTCTCAATGCACACAGAGTAAGGAACATAAAAAATTAATTCAGCGTCATGTTTGGGAAAATTATATAGAAGAAGCAAATCATCTTCGTCACACTCAAGAAAATAAAAATATTTATGCAAAACGTAAAGAAACGATTGAGCGTGTATTTGCGGATGCTAAGGAAAAGCATGGTATGCGTTGGACAACCCTAAGGGGGCTTAAAAAATTGTCCATGCAGGCGATGCTTACTTTTGCTGCCATGAATTTGAAAAAGATGGCCAACTGGACATGGAAATGTCCAGAAATCACTTAA
- a CDS encoding LolA family protein has translation MKMLRKAWLLLVVGLVSVLLLAGCGAKSKEDVTAGLGKKVEEMTGYKANAKMTLQTGAEPQVYEVEISHKKPNYYKVNLKNAQKDQHQMIIRNDEGVFVLTPALNKSFRFQSEWPQNSSQAYLFESLVGDVVADPEAVFTATEEGYVFETKTNYQNNKLLPIQEITFAKDFSPVSVKVMDTDRNTLVLVEFSNVEFNPSFDADAFNVDKNMTGMQIELGVELPTMGSVSEEDVAFTVLIPGDTPAGSSLSEQTEVATENGKRVIMTYTGDKTFTLIQEKATVAPASTVMTVNGKPVDLDFAIGALTSTSIKWTYQGVDYMLASNDLSEEEMIMVAKSVQVYDVK, from the coding sequence ATGAAAATGTTGAGAAAAGCATGGCTTTTATTAGTAGTTGGGTTAGTATCTGTGCTTCTGTTAGCTGGCTGTGGAGCAAAGTCAAAAGAAGATGTAACGGCAGGATTAGGCAAAAAAGTAGAAGAGATGACTGGGTATAAAGCAAATGCAAAAATGACATTACAAACTGGTGCAGAGCCACAAGTATACGAAGTAGAAATTTCTCATAAGAAGCCAAATTACTACAAAGTAAACTTGAAAAACGCTCAAAAAGACCAACATCAAATGATTATTCGTAATGATGAAGGAGTTTTCGTCTTAACGCCAGCTTTAAACAAAAGCTTCCGTTTCCAAAGTGAATGGCCGCAAAACAGCAGCCAAGCATATTTGTTTGAGTCATTAGTTGGGGATGTAGTCGCAGACCCTGAAGCTGTGTTCACAGCTACGGAAGAAGGATACGTATTTGAAACAAAAACAAACTATCAAAACAACAAGCTTTTACCAATTCAAGAAATTACATTTGCAAAAGACTTTTCTCCAGTTTCGGTGAAAGTGATGGATACAGATCGAAACACGTTAGTATTAGTTGAATTTTCAAACGTTGAATTTAACCCAAGCTTCGATGCGGATGCTTTTAATGTAGACAAAAACATGACAGGTATGCAAATTGAATTAGGTGTAGAATTACCGACTATGGGATCAGTTAGTGAGGAAGATGTTGCATTTACTGTGTTAATTCCTGGTGATACTCCGGCCGGTTCATCTTTAAGTGAACAAACAGAAGTAGCAACAGAAAACGGTAAGCGCGTTATCATGACGTATACTGGTGACAAAACATTTACGCTAATTCAAGAAAAAGCGACTGTAGCACCAGCTAGTACAGTAATGACTGTAAATGGTAAACCAGTCGATTTAGATTTTGCAATCGGTGCATTAACTTCTACATCCATAAAATGGACATACCAAGGTGTTGACTATATGTTAGCTTCTAACGATCTTTCTGAAGAAGAAATGATCATGGTTGCTAAATCTGTTCAAGTTTACGATGTAAAATAA
- the acpS gene encoding holo-ACP synthase, translated as MIIGIGIDIIELSRIEKLMIRQPSFITRVLTPFEQEKFHSLNQKRKIEFLAGRFAAKEAFSKAKGTGIGRDLSFQDIQINNEESGKPYIEKPTDLTVHLSISHSEHYAIAQVIIESLSS; from the coding sequence ATGATTATTGGGATAGGAATAGATATTATAGAACTATCAAGAATAGAAAAACTGATGATTAGACAACCATCATTTATTACGAGAGTCTTAACTCCTTTTGAACAAGAAAAGTTTCATTCACTAAATCAAAAAAGAAAAATAGAATTTCTAGCTGGCCGATTCGCTGCAAAAGAAGCCTTTTCAAAAGCGAAAGGAACAGGTATTGGAAGAGATTTGAGTTTTCAAGACATACAAATTAATAATGAAGAAAGTGGTAAGCCATATATTGAAAAGCCAACCGACTTAACAGTTCACTTGTCCATATCACATAGTGAACATTATGCAATTGCGCAAGTAATTATTGAAAGCTTGTCAAGCTAG
- a CDS encoding rhomboid family intramembrane serine protease, translating into MFVRTENFNTFTRLYPIVTGIIVIHLVFWVLATVSNPFYYYTLGINGYISGGEYWRLLTPIFAHVSLMHLLFNSFSLVLFGPELERMLGKVKFVAVYLCAGIIANVATLFLEPPTYVHLGASGAIFGLFGLYLYMVFFRPDLLSSSNAQIIVIILVIGLVMTFVNSNINYTAHIFGFLGGLALAPIFIGKGSFQGTRSLRHIFPRGTFGHGRRSGGLNFVWILLILLIAFGLMSRL; encoded by the coding sequence ATGTTTGTCCGCACCGAAAATTTTAATACGTTCACACGACTATATCCTATTGTAACAGGTATTATTGTCATTCACCTAGTGTTCTGGGTTTTAGCAACCGTTTCCAATCCTTTTTATTATTACACATTAGGAATAAATGGCTATATATCTGGAGGGGAGTATTGGCGTCTACTTACACCAATTTTTGCACATGTTAGCCTTATGCACTTATTGTTTAATTCTTTCTCACTTGTTTTGTTTGGTCCTGAGTTAGAGAGAATGTTAGGGAAAGTGAAGTTTGTTGCTGTTTATTTATGTGCTGGAATTATCGCCAATGTGGCCACACTTTTTCTTGAGCCACCTACTTATGTACACCTCGGGGCATCTGGAGCAATTTTTGGTTTGTTCGGCTTATATTTATATATGGTTTTCTTCCGACCTGACTTATTAAGTTCTTCCAATGCACAAATTATTGTTATTATTTTAGTGATAGGGCTTGTGATGACTTTTGTTAATTCTAATATTAACTACACCGCTCATATTTTTGGGTTTTTAGGCGGGTTAGCACTTGCTCCTATTTTTATTGGAAAAGGATCTTTCCAAGGGACAAGATCGTTACGACATATTTTCCCACGGGGGACATTTGGCCATGGTAGACGGAGTGGAGGACTTAATTTCGTCTGGATCCTTCTAATTCTGCTGATTGCTTTTGGATTAATGTCTCGATTATGA